In the Acidimicrobiia bacterium genome, one interval contains:
- a CDS encoding lamin tail domain-containing protein, translated as MIRRTTVLVALAVITASCAPADASRDAAVPEAVLDGDSLTVRISGEDDELRLLGINAPERDECWADEARAALADAIDGAALVIEGDKRDRFGRRLGYLSADGTDVAGLLIHDGHAIAMSSAHPRRDDYIDLEWRAFTAERGMWARDACGPPLPAHGVAVLDVEYDAPGPDGDNPNGEWVRIINRGDATELTDWGVRDESSVHRYRFPDAFVIAAGAEVRILSGCGVDTPETLHWCADGPVWNNGGDSAMLIDPLGNVVSWFRYFP; from the coding sequence ATGATCCGGCGGACAACCGTCCTCGTAGCCCTTGCGGTGATCACCGCCTCGTGCGCCCCCGCAGATGCGAGCCGCGACGCGGCCGTACCCGAGGCGGTACTAGACGGCGACTCGCTCACGGTGAGGATCTCCGGCGAGGACGATGAACTGCGCCTCCTCGGGATCAACGCCCCCGAGCGTGACGAGTGCTGGGCCGACGAAGCCCGCGCCGCGCTCGCCGACGCCATCGACGGTGCTGCCCTCGTCATCGAGGGTGACAAACGCGACCGGTTCGGCCGACGGCTCGGCTATCTGTCCGCCGACGGCACCGACGTTGCGGGGTTGTTGATCCACGACGGCCACGCCATCGCCATGTCGTCAGCGCACCCGCGTCGCGACGACTACATCGACCTCGAGTGGCGGGCGTTCACCGCCGAGCGTGGCATGTGGGCACGCGACGCCTGCGGGCCACCGCTCCCGGCGCATGGTGTCGCCGTGCTCGACGTCGAGTACGACGCACCCGGCCCCGACGGGGACAACCCGAACGGCGAGTGGGTGAGGATCATCAACCGTGGCGACGCCACCGAACTCACCGACTGGGGGGTCCGCGATGAGTCGTCGGTACACCGCTACCGATTCCCTGACGCCTTCGTCATCGCCGCTGGCGCTGAAGTCCGCATCCTCTCGGGATGTGGAGTCGACACCCCCGAAACCCTCCACTGGTGTGCGGACGGTCCCGTCTGGAACAACGGCGGCGACTCGGCCATGCTCATCGACCCGCTCGGCAACGTTGTGTCGTGGTTTCGGTACTTTCCTTGA